Within Quercus lobata isolate SW786 chromosome 5, ValleyOak3.0 Primary Assembly, whole genome shotgun sequence, the genomic segment gtgggtattttcacctcgtggaatatgtaagACGTCGAAAGATTCGAATTCAGTTCGCATATACCTAACCCGgtccagatacccttgcatccttgggtctctggcctccaactctcctgTTACCTGGCCAACGACTAGTctcgagtccgagaacagtttcaccgcctttccccccattttatggaccatgctcattcccattatcaaagcttcgtactctgactcattgttagtagccgagaaccccAGTCTTAACGAtttctcgatgatgacctccTCGGGGGATATCAAAACCAATCCCaatccagctccccgttggttggcagccccatccacgtatactTTCTATACGGACCCTCTTTGTGCGGATATCgcgccaaccgatttttcatccatgtgatcttgacTTCTACTAATTTCCTCAGGGCACTCGGCGAATTCAGCTACCAGATCGGCTAGGATTTGACCCTTTACAGAGGTACGGGGCAggtacttgatgtcaaaagcacccagaatcgtaccccatttggcaatcctgccggtgtagtcagcacttctaagtatggactTAAGAGGTAATTGGGTCAAAATAACCACAGTGTGcgcttgaaaatagtgcggaagtttacgcgttgcatggaccaccgccagtatggccttctctaatgatagatatctcacctcggcttcataGAGGGAtttactcacataataaactggtCTCTGGACGCCGTTGTCTTCTCGAATCAAGACGAAACTAACTGCATGAGGGGCTACCGCCAAGTAGGCGTACAACACTTCgtccacttcagggctagacatgataggcggtCTGGACAAATAGTCTTTCAACTATTGAAACGCTTTGGCGCACTcttcggtccattcgaatccttgccacttatgtaacagccgaaaaaaaggacgacacctttcaGCCGACCTAGAAATGAACCTgttcaacgcagcagtcatcccggTCAGTTTTTGCACTTCCTTTGGGTTCTGAGGTGCTTGCAGGtcgttaatggccctaatctggTCTGGATTCgcctcaattcctctatggATCACCATATACCCCAAGAATTTtccggaacctacaccaaaggaacacttcgaagcattcaagCGCAACTTATGTTCTCTTAATATCCCGAAGATACTAGTGAGGTCTTCCACATGTTCGGACACTACTTtgctcttcacaaccatatcatctatataaacttcaatatttcTGCCCAGTTGCGGCTCAAACATTTTCATCATCATGCGTTGATAAGTGGATCCCGCATTTTTCAacccgaaaggcatcaccttgtagtggTAGTTCCCAATAGGGGTCACGAAAGcagtcttttcttgatcatcggCGGCCAACGGTATTTGGTGGTACCCTTGGAAAGCATCCAGGAAACTCATTCTGGGGTGACCTACggtcgcatccaccaactgatcaattttcggcataggaaatggaTCCTTAGGGCAAGCtttattaagatccgtgaaatccacgcacaccCGCCATTTACcagtcttcttctttactaccaCTGTATTCGCCAACCATTGAGGGTAAAAAATTTCCTTGATAGCCCCCGCCTGTTTAAGCTTGGCAACTTCGCTTCTAACTGCCTCGACATGCTCCTTTGATGGTCGCCGTGGAGGTTGCCTTTTTGGGACGACGGAAGGATTCACATTGAGtcggtgacaaatgaaattcgggTCCACCCCTGGGGCCTcgtacgggtcccatgcaaaaacGTCTACATTGGCTCGGAGGAATTCCAACAAATCTGCTTTCTCCTGTGAAGGCAGATTGGCCCCAACCCGGAAGAACTTCTCTGGATCCTCAGCGATTACTGCCTTTTCCAGCTCTTCGCATTCTACCCCATTACTTGGCATTTCTAAGCCTAACGATGGGGGTTTTAACTGCTATAACTCATTGTCGGCGGTGGCCGAGGTTTCTGCTTCTGGCCGGTGCTGTATAGCCGCTACTTGACACTGCTGAGCAGCCGCCTGGTTCCCTACaatctccagcacttggtccCCGgacgggtacttcaccttctgatgtaaGGTAGAGGAAACCGCTTTAAGGGTATGAAGCCAAGGCCTGCCCATAATAGCCGTGTAGGGAGAAAAAACATTTacaacaataaaatccacctccaccacatccgtgCCTGTCTGTACGAGCAGTCTAATTAGCCCCATAGGAATgaccaaccttccctcaaaactcactAGAGGGGAGTTGTAAACTGTTAGGTCCTCTTGCTTCAAACCTAGCCCTTTGTACAAAtctggatacatcacatccacagcacttccctgatcaaccattACTCTTCGGACATCGTATCCTCCAATCCTCAATGTTACtaccaaggcatcctcatggggctgtatggtcCCAATCAGGTCCTCATccgaaaaacccaaaatcaatggGACGCGCCTCTTGGTTTTCTTTAATGCCGGAGAGTGGTCCTCGGCCTGGGGCCGGGACACCGACAATACTCTCGAGGGACAAGACCCAGTCCTtcccggggccgcaaagatgacgttAATCGTGCCCAGGGGGAGCCTTGATGAGGCATCTCCCTGCACCTCAGGACCTGATTGGTTCGCTCTTCCGCTGGAGTGGTCCAAGAGTTGCTTTAGTTTCCCTTCACGGACCAGTTGCTTCAGGTGATCCCATAAATTCCTACAGTTGTCCGTTGTGTGCCCATGAtcttgatggtaatggcaatacaaattCGGGTTGCGCTTTCTAGGCTCCCctgccatcttgttcggccacttaaagaatggctcgttctttatcttctccaagacCTGCTGAACAGGCTCTCTAAAGACTACGTTCACGGCCTGGGCATCCGTTGAGCCCGGCTGCCCAGCATAATCCCTCCTCGGTCGGCTGGCATTGTGACGATCCGgcctgaagtccctcctctcctgagggaccATTTTAAGCTTTCCTTTCCCTTGAAGCTGATCTTCCTCTacccttttgtacttctctattctgtccatcagctggcgcacactgatgacaggtttacccgtcaaggatttcctcaagtcgtggTCAGCCGGGAGAccggctttgaaagtggttatagccacGGAGTCATTCTTCCCCTCTATCTTgttaaacatctcccagtacctatcTGAATAACTCTTGAGAGTTTCACCCTCTCGCATGGACAAGGTTAACAAGGATCCCAAAGGCATGGGAGTCCGGCTGCATGTAATGAAGCGTGCACCGAAAGCCTGAGTCAgtgctttgaaagatccaacagaatTGGCCTTTAGACCATTGAATCACCTCATCGCCGTTGGGCCCAAACTTGATGGAAAGATTTTGCACATCAAAGCGTCATTTCGAGAGTAAATAGCCATCTTCTGACTGTAATAGCTCACATGTTCTACCGGATCTGAATGGCCATCGTACAGAGAGAATGTAggttgatggaaccgccgaggatgggCAGCGTCGTCTATTTTTCTCGTAAAAGGtgacttggaaatttgactcaaaactttgttcatggcatcgttccCCAGGCCCCTATTAATCGGACTTCTCCGCCTACGCCTATGGCGATGTTCCTCTTCGTGGGAGAAAGTCTCGCTTTGCGGCGTTTTCGACCTCCGCCTGTAGTTGGCTCCATCCGACTCGCCAGATGACAATTCAGAGCAGGTTGGGGAACGTTTCCGCCGTGCTTGGCataactctctcttcaaatccgcaatctcacgttgcagatccccatcatgctccgcgtgggaaacgtgactcttcccgcgcGTATAGCTCCTCGTGGTACGAGTGGTATGTACACTCCCCTCCCGGACCTCCCTGCGTTCAGGACTCCTTCGAGGTCCACCATGTTGAGAGCCCCTCGACTCCGCCTGGTGCAGGTTGACATCATCCTGATGCAGCCCCACTGCGGGATGAGgtagttccactccttccatcgaaaacgtTGTATCAGAGGTTATaaaagctaacacaagctcttcccacagacggcgccaattgtaaggacacgatttggtagCGAACCtgaacagtattgggttcgtacgtaaaaggcccagacaatattatttgtagagcgtgggaataaagaactaggttaactttgGTCTCCCCTCATCAAAATTCTCCCTTCCGAACCTTAAAGGTTTCAAGTTTATCTAATGAATCTCTTCTTTAGTCAACAAGGCaacactctcttctctcttttctcttcctttcaCCTTCCTCTTTTTTCGTCTCCTTTTTTGGCGCTactctttttgtttatatactcccctttgggctccatccttaccgcacacgtgtaggtttggttcggaggatttctttctgtcccatctggtatctcctggaacttcctatgggcagctgtaaggctgcttccttactgttcaggtatcacctccacattaatgtggccagaggGTTGGTTGAGaagtcattaatgcggaggcagctgtagtgacagatatttgtttgccttatctcttccATCATTAGTCGGTTACTCTTACCCTTTACGGTAACTTGactctgagatctgatcgcagtTAGACTGCGTcccgatcgtcctcggacgttAACGTCCTCgaacgcatactgccgaggattataatgtcctcggacgggtacgcgtcctcggatgggccacgggcccaacAATCTTGAACCAATTCTGAGCCCTACAGGCCCATTAATCGAACGGTCCCCACCGTTACAAAGTTTAGTCTATAAATGGCTTGAATCTACTTAAAGAAAGCAAGTGTCGTGCCTTAGTCCAAATagtattggttttattttttaatctaaaataaatattattctttttttgaaagaaaaataaatattattcagaagtattattcaatttctctttatattatttcaattattattgtgtttgcaccaacaaaaAGTAATCATTACTAAATCACAAAAGAGAGAATCCATGGAACAAGTGGAGTACCGAAAAAAGCTGTATAGGAACTTATTCGAATTAAACAATAGCATGAATGAAATTAAATGTCCATTACTTAATTCCTAAGTTGATTATTTACTAACTCAACAAGTATAGAATAGGTAGAAAAAAAGTACGACACTAAAGAAAGCTGCTAGGAACTTATTCAAAGTATACATTTTCCTTAAtgaaaaaatagcattatataGCTCAAAAGCAATCCATTACTGaagcaagaagaaaagaatatatgaCTTCATAAAAATTACATTGTTGCTTTAACAGAAagaaaattatcatttcatgcTTCAAAAGTGatcaatttttaataagaacgaacaaaattcttgaaaaattagtaCACCTAACAAAACCATACGAGAATAGAATGTgcttttcaaaacttttgggccccatatttaaaatatatattttcaaaaaaggaTTTTGGGGGCTCTAGAGCCCACAAAAAAACATGGATCTTTGGGTGAAGAGCTATTTATCCAATTAAAGGATTCGCCATTgacctatttattttttcaaaaaatctttATCTCATCTATTAATTCTGTAACTCCAGCCTAGAATTACGAACCTAATTAATCAGATAAATTTTAGCAATAATTTCGTTAGGTCCATTGGGCCTATAAATAGATTTATTCAGACTCAACATGAGTAACAACGTTACTACACCAAAAAATTAAGCAACTGCAAGCATTTTTATAcactaaaaaatagagagattctTGGCAGGGAAAGGTATTCTAGCTATACAATATTTGTTGGGCTATTGTATCCTGTGAGAGACAAGTCAGAAAATCTCTACACCGGTTACAAAGTTTAGTCAACCAAGGgtttgaatctccttaaagaagACGAGTGTCGCGCCTTAGTACAAATAGTGttatgtctttttttcttttttcttttttataatcccaaataaataatatttaaaagtattattcagtttttctttttgttatttttattattattatgtttgcaCCAAAAAAAAGTGATCATTACTAAGGGTCCATTCGGATacaactgaaaactgaaaactgaaaaatactatagcaaaataatttttaaagatgtgaatagtattgtgggacccatttttaatgaaaaagttgctgaaaagtgaggTTTATGAGTCCTGTGaatagtgcacgggacccatTGACTTACTAAAAAGGGtgagaaaagtcaaactttgtgGCTACTGTTTATGAATAGTGCATGAATAGTAGTCGTAAGTCTCacaaacgcgtgaaaaaaaaaaaaaaaaaaaaaacgccaaACACAGACATACTGGGTTTTTCAGCCCAATCTAAACATAACctaattcaaaaaagaaagaatccaTGGAACAAGTGACGTACTGTAAAAAAGCTGTTCCAAAACTTATTCAAATTACACAATAGCATGAATGAAATTAGGCGGAAATcacattttggtccttacattttcaaccgattcccattttggtccttagattttatttttaccggTTTTAGTCCTTATACTAAAAAACACTTCCCGTTTTGGTCCTTGACGTTACATCAGAGATGAAAAATGCACGCATGACAAATggtagaattaaaaaatattttaaaaaatatcaaaatattaaaataaaaaaaaaaaaaataaaaaaaaagctccTTTGCGCTGTGCAAAAAGCTTAACCGCATAACTCAGATGGAAGAAGCCATCGCTCAAGGCAAACTGATCAACAAGGAGCAAGAAGAAGTCCGCTCGTCTTAGCTCTCATCGATGAGCTAAACAAGCTCCGCCAGCCTCTTGCCCAAGCCGTCGCCGAAGAGCTCTCTCTATTGACCTATGATTACGTCACTGACGACGCCACTGATCTGCTCGGCGAGCAAGACATAATTCGATTTCGTTGCTCGGCGGCTTGTTGATGTCTCAGCCCGTCGATTCAAGCTTATCGCATAAGAATGCGTTGTTGCGTTGCATCGAGCACGCGAAGCTCTGGCTCGCTAAGTCCGATCATCCAGTACTCTGTCGCTGCATGTACCTACTTGAATCCATTGGTGCGTGCACGGTGGTATAGTTTGGAGGATGGCATGGATAAAAAAGTTGAAGGAGAGTTGAAGTTGGCTATTTGGATAGGTACTCAAGCTGATGAAGCATTTTATAAAGCATGGTGTTCAGATGCAGTTGGAGTTATCGGAACTGATGTTCTTGCCAATAGTTGTTCCAAGGTATACCTCTCTCCCAAGCTTTGGTATTTGAGGGTGAGTGTACTTGAAGCAATCGACTTGCAACCGATTGATAAGTGTGGGTGCCTGGAATAAGTAGAAGAAAAAGTACCACACTAAAGAAAGCCACTTGGAACTTATTCaaagtaaaaattttctttaatgaaaaaatagCATTACATATAAGCAATCCATTATGAATCAAGAATAATAGAATATATGAATTcataaaaattacatttatgCTTTAATAGAAAGACAATTGTCATTATATGCTTCAAAAGTGATCATTTGTtaataagaaagaacaaaatccTTGAAAATTTGGTACACCTAACAAAACTATACAAGAATAGAATGTgcttttagaaaattttgggcccaatatttaaaatacattttctcAAGAAAGGATTTTTGTGGCTTTAGAGCTCACAAAAAACATAGACCTTTGGGTGAAGAGCCATTCATCCACTTAAAAAATTAGCTATTGGGCCTATTTATTTCTACAAAAACTCTTTATCTCATccattaattgtgtaactccaACTTATAATTatggacctaattaatcagaTTAATTTGGGTAATAAATTCGTGAGGCCCATTgggcctataaatagactcataCAAACTCTACACAATAACAACATTATTACACCGAAAAATTCAGTAATTACAAGCATTCGTATACACTATAAAATAGAGAGATTCTTGGCAAGGAATGGTGTTCTAGTCATACAACATTTGATAGGCTGTTGTATCCTAGAAGAGACAAGTTAGAAAAGGTCTGCACCagttacaaagtttagccaatCAAGGACTTGAATTTCCTTAAAGAAAGCAAGTGTCGTGCCTTGTGTtgggtctttttctttttctaaatctcaaataaataatattcagcggtattattcaatttttctttatgttatttccaatattattgtgtttgcactaACAAAAAGTGATCATTACTTAATCACATATGAAAGAAACCATGGAACAAATGGTGTACCAAACAAAAGTTGTTTCGAAACTTGTTCGAATTACACAATAGCATGAATCAAATTAAATGTTAATTACATAATTCCTAATTGCTATTTACTAACTCAACAGGTATAGaatatgtagaaaaaaaatacgACACTAAAGAAAGCCACTCGGAACTTattcaaagtaaaaaatttctttaatgaaaaaatagCATTCCATTACTaaatcaagaagaaaagaatatatttattcttaaaaattatattgttgcTTTAATAGAAAGAAAGTTATCATTACATGCTTCAAAAGtgatcattttttaataagaacgaacaattattatcaaaaaaaaaaaaaaaaaaaaaaactatacaagAATAGAATGTgcttttcaaaacttttgggcccaatatttaaaatacagttttttcaaaaaaaggatTTTGGGGGCCCAAGAgccctaaaaaaaaatggaccTTTGGGCCAAATAATTCGGGGATGTTGCTGATTTTTAAAGAAATGGATGAGCTTTCGGcccattttctaaaattttcctaTGACTGTATCCTCGCGGAACGGTGAGTTGAAATCCATGTTGAAGATTGCTAACTGAACTTAAT encodes:
- the LOC115989844 gene encoding uncharacterized protein LOC115989844, with translation MAGEPRKRNPNLYCHYHQDHGHTTDNCRNLWDHLKQLVREGKLKQLLDHSSGRANQSGPEVQGDASSRLPLGTINVIFAAPGRTGSCPSRVLSVSRPQAEDHSPALKKTKRRVPLILGFSDEDLIGTIQPHEDALVVTLRIGGYDVRRVMVDQGSAVDVMYPDLYKGLGLKQEDLTVYNSPLVSFEGRLVIPMGLIRLLVQTGTDVVEVDFIVVNVFSPYTAIMGRPWLHTLKAVSSTLHQKVKYPSGDQVLEIVGNQAAAQQCQVAAIQHRPEAETSATADNEL